The following is a genomic window from uncultured Draconibacterium sp..
AAAGGTTTCCTTTCGGTTGAAATGAGTGCCGGACAAATGGTAGAAGATATTAAACTGTCGGTTTACGAGGCAGGCAGTAATGCCCGTGTTAACCATTTTGGTCGTATGGGAGGAATTATCCCTACACCAACAGAGGTGGTTGATGCATTAGAAGATAAATTTTCATGGGAGTTGAGTTATGGAGTTAAACGTAGTTACTAAACCGGAGGAGATTATGGATATTAAAGAAATAATTAAGCCGGAAAATCTGGTTTATCAGAAGTCGGAATTACTAAACGACGATATTATGCACTATTGCCCGGGGTGTTCTCATGGTGTAGTTCATAAAATTATGGCTGAACTGATTGAGGAAATGGGCCTTCAGGAAAAAACCGTTGGTATTGCGCCTGTAGGTTGTGCCGTTTTTGCTTACAATTATATTGATATCGATTGGCAGGAGGCTGCGCATGGTCGTGCACCTGCAGTGGCAACCGGTGTTGCCCGTGTAAACCCTGATAATTTTGTTTTTACCTACCAGGGCGATGGCGACCTTGCATCGATTGGAGCAGCAGAAATAATGCATGCCTGTAACCGTGGCGAAAATATTCTTGTGATTTTCATAAATAACGGAATTTACGGAATGACCGGTGGACAAATGGCACCAACAACACTGGAAGGAATGGTAACAGCTACTACTCCTTATGGACGTAATGTTGATTTGAATGGTTATCCAATGAAAATCACCAACCTGATTGCACAGTTACCCGGAACATCGTATGTTACACGCCAGGCGGTGCACACTGCGGCTACGGCTCGTAAATGCAAACGATCACTGAAGAAAGCCATTCAAAACGTACTGGATAAAAAAGGAACTTCCTTTGTTGAGGTGGTTTCAACCTGTAACTCAGGTTGGAAAATGAGTCCGGTGGAAGCCAATAAATGGATGGATGAGAATATGATTCCATACTATCCGTTGGGCGATTTGAAAGACAGTGTAAAAGGTGAACATTCGGAAAATTAGTAGTTAAGCATTTTGGCATTAACACATTAAAGCATTGAAATTATGACAGAAGAAATGATAATTGCCGGATTTGGAGGACAAGGTGTACTTTCAATGGGTAAAATTCTGGCTTATTCGGGGATTATGGAAGACAAGGAAGTTACCTGGTTCCCGTCGTATGGACCTGAAATGCGTGGCGGAACTGCCAACGTAACTGTTATTGTTAGCGATACCCGCATCAGTTCGCCTATTTTGCAGGAGTTTGATACCGCCATTATTCTGAACCAGCAGAGTATGGACAAATTCGAAACAGCTGTAAAACCCGGTGGAACTTTATTGTACGATCCGAATGGAGTCATCAATCCGCCAACACGTACTGATATCAACATTTTTAAAGTTGAAGCCACAAAAACGGCTGTTGAAATGGGAAATCCAAAAGTGTTTAATATGATCGTTTTTGGAAGTTACCTGAAAGTTCGCCCGATCCTCTCGCTAGATAACGTGGAAAAAGGACTGGAGAAGTCACTCCCGGAACGTTACCACAAGTTAATTCCGCTAAATCTGGAGGCTATAAAAAAAGGGCAGGAGATTGTGGAAGATATCCAACTTGTTTAAGAGATAAACTCAGC
Proteins encoded in this region:
- a CDS encoding thiamine pyrophosphate-dependent enzyme; translated protein: MDIKEIIKPENLVYQKSELLNDDIMHYCPGCSHGVVHKIMAELIEEMGLQEKTVGIAPVGCAVFAYNYIDIDWQEAAHGRAPAVATGVARVNPDNFVFTYQGDGDLASIGAAEIMHACNRGENILVIFINNGIYGMTGGQMAPTTLEGMVTATTPYGRNVDLNGYPMKITNLIAQLPGTSYVTRQAVHTAATARKCKRSLKKAIQNVLDKKGTSFVEVVSTCNSGWKMSPVEANKWMDENMIPYYPLGDLKDSVKGEHSEN
- a CDS encoding 2-oxoacid:acceptor oxidoreductase family protein produces the protein MTEEMIIAGFGGQGVLSMGKILAYSGIMEDKEVTWFPSYGPEMRGGTANVTVIVSDTRISSPILQEFDTAIILNQQSMDKFETAVKPGGTLLYDPNGVINPPTRTDINIFKVEATKTAVEMGNPKVFNMIVFGSYLKVRPILSLDNVEKGLEKSLPERYHKLIPLNLEAIKKGQEIVEDIQLV